A section of the Pseudomonas sp. Q1-7 genome encodes:
- a CDS encoding type II toxin-antitoxin system RelE/ParE family toxin, which translates to MGNLPVILNVRFFRTEAGSEPVRDWLTEMTREARRLIGTDIKTVQLGWPIGMPVVRKLDNGLWEVRSTLPDGIARVIFTLVGSEMVLLHGFIKKSQKTPSVDLKTAKQRKARL; encoded by the coding sequence AATCTGCCGGTGATACTTAACGTCAGGTTCTTCCGCACGGAAGCGGGGAGCGAACCCGTCAGAGATTGGCTCACCGAAATGACACGCGAAGCCAGACGCCTGATCGGGACGGACATCAAGACCGTGCAACTGGGGTGGCCGATCGGCATGCCCGTGGTGCGCAAACTGGACAATGGCCTCTGGGAGGTCAGAAGTACCTTGCCCGATGGCATCGCCCGCGTGATCTTCACGCTGGTGGGCTCTGAGATGGTCTTGTTGCACGGTTTCATAAAGAAGAGCCAGAAGACTCCATCGGTCGACCTGAAAACCGCCAAGCAACGCAAAGCACGCCTCTGA
- a CDS encoding XRE family transcriptional regulator — protein sequence MSKHLGSDFDDFLTEQGLAEEVSAAALKRVIAWQIEQAMKEQHLSKKALAERMHTSRSALDRALDQNDGSMTLATLAAAAQALGRRVEIRLLPAGDTPTR from the coding sequence ATGAGCAAGCACTTAGGTTCCGATTTCGACGATTTCCTCACGGAGCAGGGCCTCGCCGAAGAGGTATCCGCCGCCGCACTCAAGCGCGTGATCGCCTGGCAGATCGAACAGGCGATGAAGGAACAGCACCTCAGCAAGAAAGCCCTCGCCGAACGCATGCACACCAGTCGCTCGGCCCTCGACAGAGCGCTCGACCAGAACGACGGCAGCATGACCCTCGCCACGCTGGCCGCCGCCGCCCAGGCCTTGGGCCGTCGCGTGGAAATCCGCCTGCTGCCCGCGGGCGACACCCCCACCCGCTGA
- a CDS encoding adenosine deaminase: MYDWLNSLPKAELHLHLEGSLEPELLFALAERNKVALPWADVETLRKAYAFNNLQEFLDLYYAGADVLRTEQDFYDLTWAYLQRCKAQNVIHTEPFFDPQTHTDRGIPFEVVLAGIRQALEDGREQLGIRSGLILSFLRHLSEEEAQKTLDQALPYRDAFIAVGLDSSEKGHPPSKFQRVFDRARAEDFLTVAHAGEEGPPEYIWEALDLLKIERIDHGVRAIEDERLMRRIIDEQIPLTVCPLSNIKLCVFDHMRQHNILEMLERGVKVTVNSDDPAYFGGYVTENFAALHEHLGMTEDQARRLAQNSLDARLVK, translated from the coding sequence ATGTACGACTGGCTGAATTCGCTGCCCAAGGCCGAGCTGCACCTGCACCTGGAAGGCTCCCTGGAGCCCGAACTGCTGTTCGCCCTGGCCGAGCGCAACAAGGTGGCGCTGCCCTGGGCCGACGTGGAAACCCTGCGCAAGGCGTATGCCTTCAACAACCTCCAGGAATTCCTCGACCTCTACTACGCCGGCGCCGACGTGCTGCGCACCGAGCAGGATTTCTACGACCTGACCTGGGCCTACCTGCAGCGCTGCAAGGCGCAGAACGTGATTCACACCGAGCCCTTCTTCGACCCGCAGACCCACACCGACCGGGGCATTCCCTTCGAGGTGGTGCTGGCCGGCATCCGCCAGGCCCTGGAGGACGGCCGCGAGCAACTGGGCATCCGTTCCGGGCTGATCCTCAGCTTCCTCCGCCACCTGTCCGAGGAAGAGGCACAGAAGACCCTCGACCAGGCCCTGCCCTACCGCGACGCCTTCATCGCCGTCGGCCTCGACAGTTCGGAGAAGGGCCATCCGCCAAGCAAGTTCCAGCGGGTGTTCGACCGCGCCCGCGCGGAAGACTTCCTCACCGTCGCCCATGCCGGCGAGGAAGGTCCGCCGGAATACATCTGGGAGGCCCTGGACCTGCTCAAGATCGAGCGCATCGACCACGGCGTGCGTGCCATCGAGGACGAGCGCCTGATGCGGCGCATCATCGACGAGCAGATTCCGCTCACCGTCTGCCCGCTGTCCAACATCAAGCTCTGCGTGTTCGACCACATGCGCCAGCACAACATCCTCGAGATGCTGGAGCGCGGCGTGAAGGTGACGGTGAATTCCGATGACCCGGCCTATTTCGGCGGCTACGTCACCGAGAACTTCGCCGCCCTGCACGAGCACCTGGGCATGACCGAGGACCAGGCCAGGCGCCTGGCGCAGAACAGCCTGGACGCACGACTGGTCAAGTGA
- a CDS encoding PepSY domain-containing protein, with translation MKRYLYLWHRWLGIGLCLLMALWFVSGLVMLYVGYPKLTPREHLARLPVLSAEGCCVNLAEALAASGRSEAPTAIRLTSLAGQPHYLLAYAQGPGVAVQARSGRAVTVVDEAFALASAGQFSPAPARYLDRVDEDAWSHSRSLDADRPLLRVQLDGDEGRLLYLSGQTGAVVRDATAHERAWNWLGAWLHWLYPLRGGALDGAWSPLLIGLSLAATLMTLLGLVVGVLRWRFSKPYRSGSRSPYRGVARWHHLGGLLFGGLALAWIFSGLLSMNPCRLFDHPRPLSLAAWQGGDLQPDAFPLEAGAALAQLRRVGFQARELEWRMLAGEGYLVARDGAGNLRVLQGDGRVRIGLEEQRLWRTLAASWPAELVGIERLEAHDSYYYGRAEQSMSGHLDRPLPILRVHLEDPARTWLHIDPRSGVVLERLDERQRVYRWVFKLLHSWDWPPLLAQGALRDGLMIAGSLGGLLICLSGVVLGWRRLGGGRKTARPRRG, from the coding sequence ATGAAACGTTATCTCTACCTCTGGCACCGCTGGCTGGGCATCGGCCTGTGCCTGCTCATGGCGCTCTGGTTCGTCTCCGGTCTGGTCATGCTCTACGTCGGCTACCCCAAGTTGACGCCCCGCGAGCACCTCGCGCGGCTGCCGGTGCTCAGCGCCGAAGGCTGCTGCGTGAACCTTGCCGAGGCCCTGGCGGCCTCCGGGCGGAGCGAGGCACCCACGGCGATCCGTCTCACCAGCCTGGCCGGCCAGCCGCATTACCTGCTGGCCTACGCCCAAGGGCCCGGTGTCGCCGTGCAGGCGCGCAGTGGCCGTGCGGTAACGGTCGTGGACGAGGCCTTCGCCCTGGCCTCGGCCGGCCAGTTCAGTCCCGCGCCGGCACGCTACCTGGACCGGGTCGATGAAGATGCCTGGAGCCATTCCCGCAGCCTGGATGCGGACCGGCCCTTGCTGCGGGTGCAACTGGACGGCGACGAAGGCCGCCTGCTCTACCTGTCCGGCCAGACCGGCGCCGTGGTGCGCGATGCCACGGCGCACGAGCGTGCCTGGAACTGGCTGGGCGCCTGGCTGCACTGGCTCTACCCGTTGCGTGGCGGCGCCCTGGACGGCGCCTGGTCGCCGCTGCTCATCGGCCTGTCCCTGGCCGCCACCCTGATGACCTTGCTGGGCCTGGTGGTGGGTGTCCTGCGCTGGCGCTTCAGCAAGCCTTATCGCAGCGGCTCGCGCAGCCCCTATCGCGGCGTGGCGCGCTGGCACCATTTGGGCGGTCTGCTGTTCGGCGGCCTGGCCCTGGCCTGGATCTTCAGCGGCCTGCTGTCGATGAATCCCTGCCGGCTCTTCGACCATCCTCGGCCGCTGTCCCTGGCCGCCTGGCAGGGCGGCGACCTGCAGCCCGACGCCTTCCCCCTGGAAGCCGGGGCCGCGCTGGCGCAGCTGCGGCGCGTCGGCTTCCAGGCTCGCGAACTGGAGTGGCGGATGCTGGCGGGAGAGGGCTACTTGGTGGCGCGCGACGGTGCCGGCAACCTGCGGGTGCTGCAGGGCGACGGTCGCGTGCGTATCGGGCTGGAGGAACAGCGCCTGTGGCGGACCCTGGCCGCATCGTGGCCCGCCGAACTGGTCGGCATCGAGCGGCTGGAGGCGCATGACAGCTACTACTACGGCCGTGCCGAACAGAGCATGAGCGGCCACCTCGACCGGCCCCTGCCGATCCTGCGGGTGCATCTGGAGGACCCGGCGCGCACCTGGCTGCATATCGACCCGCGCAGCGGCGTGGTGCTGGAACGCCTCGATGAACGCCAGCGCGTCTACCGCTGGGTGTTCAAGCTGCTGCACAGCTGGGACTGGCCGCCCCTGCTGGCGCAGGGCGCGCTGCGCGACGGGCTGATGATCGCCGGCAGCCTGGGCGGCTTGCTGATCTGCCTGAGCGGCGTGGTGCTGGGCTGGCGACGGCTGGGCGGGGGACGGAAGACCGCCAGGCCCCGGCGCGGATGA
- a CDS encoding TonB-dependent receptor, with amino-acid sequence MSKTFARLPGAALLCALALPALGEEALYLPEQVVTDSVLALPEGLDLGAVSDTGSRLGLSLRETPASVTVVDRDAIERRGARNTREMLDGVPGVNASSPPGMGNAVTWRGFGGAQIGQLFNGIGLHYDAIAARPVDGWIYDRVEAIGGASGFLNGAGAVGGALNYVTKLPKRGESFREARLRYGSQDSRELALGFNQGLNEHLVARLDFSHSRADSAVDRERREAFTSAFSLLADINDRLSHTLALEYQEERVDTPYWGTPTLNGSGGTLKVDRDDRLRNFNVDDSFYQQRVRWLRSITEYQLDERTQWRNTLYHYNASRSFQNLENYAYNADNSAVIRSGALLQRHEQEVNGNRFELRREDSLFGLDSRWLVGLDYSHNAQTRYPRSLPGVVDEVTPGGFEPGGFWDIPGMQRGYQRDRSNQVDDWGLFFEHHLQLTERLAVLSGLRHERIGLEVTNHRTVTADNPASFSHDYRATTGRLGLVYALSPASNLYVQYSTAADPPAGMLSTATPGQVQDFDLTRGSQWEVGVKTELADGRGAASLALYQIERRNLATTDPLNPGQSLAVGQQYSRGLELAGSMRITPRLLAEGSFAYTDAWYGDFSETVSGASVSHKGNTPSNTPARVANLWLTYDLTPDWQVGVDARHVGSVYADAANRLEAPGYTLYGAFARVRLDADTRLEARVRNLTDEVYAQRAMPTMLYLGAPRSVELSLETRF; translated from the coding sequence ATGAGCAAGACCTTCGCCCGGTTGCCGGGCGCGGCACTTCTTTGCGCGCTGGCGCTTCCCGCTTTGGGCGAGGAGGCCCTGTACCTGCCCGAGCAGGTCGTCACCGACTCCGTCCTGGCGCTTCCCGAAGGGCTCGACCTCGGCGCCGTCAGCGACACAGGCTCGCGCCTCGGCCTCAGCCTGCGCGAGACCCCGGCTTCGGTCACCGTGGTCGACCGCGACGCCATCGAGCGGCGCGGCGCCCGCAACACCCGGGAAATGCTCGACGGCGTGCCCGGCGTCAACGCCAGCTCGCCGCCGGGCATGGGCAACGCCGTGACCTGGCGCGGCTTCGGTGGGGCCCAGATCGGCCAGCTGTTCAACGGCATCGGCCTGCATTACGACGCCATCGCCGCGCGTCCGGTGGACGGCTGGATCTACGACCGCGTCGAAGCCATAGGCGGAGCCTCGGGCTTCCTCAACGGAGCCGGCGCGGTGGGCGGCGCCTTGAACTACGTGACCAAGCTGCCCAAGCGCGGCGAATCCTTCCGCGAGGCGCGCCTGCGCTATGGCTCGCAGGACAGCCGCGAACTGGCCCTGGGCTTCAACCAGGGGCTGAACGAACACCTGGTGGCGCGCCTGGATTTCAGCCACAGCCGCGCCGACAGCGCGGTCGATCGCGAGCGTCGCGAGGCCTTCACCAGCGCCTTCTCCCTGCTGGCCGACATCAACGATCGGCTCAGCCACACCCTGGCCCTGGAGTACCAGGAAGAGCGGGTCGACACACCCTACTGGGGAACGCCGACCCTGAACGGCAGCGGCGGGACCCTGAAGGTCGACCGTGACGATCGCTTGCGCAACTTCAACGTCGACGACAGCTTCTATCAGCAACGCGTGCGCTGGCTGCGCTCGATCACCGAGTACCAGCTCGACGAGCGCACCCAGTGGCGTAACACCCTGTACCACTACAACGCCAGCCGCAGCTTCCAGAACCTGGAGAACTACGCCTACAACGCCGACAACAGCGCCGTGATCCGCTCCGGCGCCCTGCTCCAGCGGCATGAGCAGGAGGTCAACGGCAACCGCTTCGAACTGCGCCGCGAGGACAGCCTGTTCGGCCTGGACAGCCGCTGGCTGGTGGGCCTGGACTACAGCCACAACGCGCAGACGCGCTATCCGCGCTCGCTGCCGGGCGTGGTGGACGAGGTGACGCCCGGCGGCTTCGAACCGGGCGGGTTCTGGGACATACCAGGCATGCAGCGTGGCTACCAGCGCGACCGCAGCAACCAGGTGGACGACTGGGGGCTGTTCTTCGAGCACCACCTGCAACTGACCGAGCGCCTGGCGGTGCTCAGCGGCCTGCGCCATGAGCGGATCGGCCTGGAGGTGACCAACCACCGCACCGTGACTGCCGACAACCCGGCCTCCTTCTCCCACGACTACCGGGCCACCACCGGGCGCCTGGGCCTGGTCTACGCCCTCAGCCCGGCGAGCAACCTGTATGTGCAATACAGCACCGCCGCGGACCCGCCGGCGGGCATGCTCAGCACCGCGACCCCCGGCCAGGTGCAGGACTTCGACCTGACCCGTGGCAGCCAGTGGGAAGTCGGCGTGAAGACCGAGCTGGCGGATGGACGCGGTGCCGCCAGCCTCGCCCTGTACCAGATCGAGCGGCGCAACCTGGCCACCACCGACCCGCTGAATCCCGGGCAGAGCCTGGCGGTGGGGCAGCAGTACAGCCGTGGCCTGGAACTGGCCGGGTCGATGCGGATCACCCCGCGCCTGCTGGCCGAAGGCAGCTTCGCCTACACCGACGCCTGGTACGGCGACTTCAGCGAGACGGTCAGCGGCGCCAGCGTTTCCCACAAGGGCAACACGCCGAGCAATACCCCCGCGCGCGTCGCCAACCTCTGGCTGACCTATGACCTGACGCCGGATTGGCAGGTGGGCGTCGATGCCCGTCACGTCGGCTCGGTCTACGCCGATGCGGCCAACCGCCTCGAAGCCCCCGGCTACACCCTCTACGGTGCCTTCGCCCGGGTCCGCCTGGATGCCGACACCCGTCTGGAAGCGCGGGTGCGCAACCTCACCGACGAGGTCTACGCCCAACGCGCGATGCCCACCATGCTTTACCTGGGCGCGCCGCGCAGCGTCGAGCTGAGCCTGGAAACCCGCTTCTGA
- a CDS encoding response regulator transcription factor, whose protein sequence is MQTRIVIVDDHPITLIGMRYMLSANPDLDIVGQAEDPDGLLSQLEQHRCDVLITDLMMPGGAQSDGLRLIDLVRRRYPQLAIIVVTMLDNPAMIAALLKLGVRGVVSKRGMLADLPKAIRANGRRPFLSPSLRHLMDTVEAGSGKPLAQLEALSPREVEVLRLYGSGLAVGEIAERLARSKQTISAQKSSAMRKLGLDTNAGLYLYIQENGLA, encoded by the coding sequence ATGCAGACCCGAATCGTCATTGTCGATGACCACCCGATCACCCTGATCGGCATGCGCTACATGCTCAGCGCGAACCCGGACCTGGACATCGTCGGCCAGGCCGAGGACCCCGACGGTCTTCTGAGCCAACTCGAGCAACACCGCTGCGACGTGCTCATCACCGACCTGATGATGCCGGGCGGCGCCCAGTCCGATGGGCTGCGCCTGATCGACCTGGTGCGCCGTCGCTACCCGCAACTGGCGATCATCGTCGTCACCATGCTCGACAATCCGGCGATGATCGCCGCGCTGCTCAAGCTGGGCGTCCGCGGGGTGGTCAGCAAGCGCGGCATGCTGGCGGACCTGCCCAAGGCCATCCGCGCCAACGGCCGCCGGCCTTTCCTGTCGCCCTCCTTGCGGCACCTGATGGATACCGTCGAGGCCGGTTCCGGCAAGCCGTTGGCCCAATTGGAAGCGCTGTCGCCACGGGAAGTGGAAGTGCTGCGCCTGTACGGCAGTGGCCTGGCCGTCGGCGAAATCGCCGAGCGCCTGGCCCGCAGCAAGCAGACCATCAGCGCGCAGAAGAGCAGTGCGATGCGCAAGCTCGGCCTGGACACCAACGCCGGGCTTTACCTCTACATCCAGGAAAACGGCCTGGCCTGA
- a CDS encoding ATP-binding protein produces MLPILLRLPRLAGLCLMLGLVPVARCDDASAPRLPTLAELVDMRQALPAHPLRVSQILPSPTIPASRGNDGLDGITRDYLDVISDFLDLPLEEVPYTSVEDAIEGLRTGEIDILTRATGFELDQPGLAGSLPYLDNEPIIVGRGDDNSLSPDLNGKRVALLDHYASLGAARHAFPHAEVETVRSTAEGLRRLAEGRVDAFIGDTLRAGFEMRAHPHLGLQNKFAANLPSPGFAFATRDDNRTLLALIDHVLATTPPERRDAIRDRWTRSGGLFAPTGPFALTPRERDWLARHDSLTLIAQELPPYLYRTRDGQWTGLSVNILRSLTDAFALRLDILDSQSPALDREWLEQDRAQVATSLLADAVAWRGMATTDPFSVQSWTFIVREQASSPSSLEAMHGRRLVLPGNHPLRAYVEQRYPDIELVHTDTIEESLQLLANGRADASLATPQGADRHRRWLSSHGLRAGQRIEAMPQPQMFVISPGSPELLGILNKLQNSLELPGETGNRLRLLADTRHERSLWDSLPGWFWQSALLVLVIAGLSMLWNWRLRHQVRQRRIAQNQLSDQLAFQFSLLNGLPTPLYVRDLEGRLSTCNRAYEQFFGSSLEELRGTTPLEQGMEPHSQALELQQAYACLLEDRQPRFLDCCIEVRGQRHDLYQWLVPFYSARGKLQGLLGGWIDISDRKQLEDQLREARQTALEASAAKGKFLATMSHELRTPLNALVGLLELETAGPGRTSENLRIAQQSAHSMIDLIGNILDLDKIETGQMQLAPQPTSLEPLLRGSLELFAAQAREKGLALELDYPLATDRRYRLDPLKLRQVLHNLLGNALKFTARGHVTLGVTERETEPGQSLLTFQVSDSGIGIPRDIQPRIFEPYLQAHAEVAHLYGGSGLGLNICHRLVELMGGRIWLDSDPGQGCRVSFEIPLEQAPDDAAQPALTEQRATPAASALKVLIVDDVSTNGLVLQQQLASLGHQGTFVCSGEAALQAWEDGDFDVLISDCNMPGMDGYALARAVRAQERTQGLEPRRIIGYTASALADEAARCHAAGMDELMIKPVTLARLDEVLGDAPLPQAAAAGFDLSHLEGLQGADPALLARLLGELRGNLLQERNSLLAPLPVNNPQAIGQRVHRLGGLACTIDAPGLMRACTDLQVAMEQGPAALHEQQARLLDTLDGLLRDIEARLAQR; encoded by the coding sequence ATGCTCCCCATACTTCTCCGCTTGCCACGCCTGGCCGGCCTGTGCCTGATGCTGGGCCTGGTGCCGGTCGCCCGGTGCGACGATGCGTCCGCGCCGCGACTCCCGACCCTTGCCGAACTGGTGGACATGCGCCAGGCACTGCCGGCCCACCCGCTGCGGGTCAGCCAGATCCTCCCCTCGCCGACGATCCCGGCGAGCCGGGGCAACGATGGCCTGGATGGCATTACCCGCGACTACCTCGACGTGATCAGCGACTTCCTCGACCTGCCCCTCGAAGAAGTGCCCTATACCTCGGTGGAAGACGCCATCGAGGGGCTGCGCACCGGGGAGATCGACATCCTGACGCGCGCCACCGGCTTCGAGCTGGATCAGCCGGGGCTGGCCGGCAGCCTCCCGTACCTGGACAACGAGCCCATCATCGTCGGCCGTGGCGATGACAACAGCCTGTCGCCGGACCTCAACGGCAAGCGCGTCGCCCTGCTCGACCATTACGCCAGTCTCGGCGCCGCGCGCCACGCTTTCCCCCACGCCGAGGTCGAGACGGTGCGCAGCACCGCCGAGGGCCTTCGGCGCCTGGCCGAGGGCCGCGTGGATGCTTTCATCGGCGACACCCTGCGGGCCGGTTTCGAGATGCGCGCCCACCCGCACCTGGGCCTGCAGAACAAGTTCGCCGCCAACCTGCCGTCACCGGGATTTGCCTTCGCCACGCGAGACGACAACCGCACGCTGCTGGCGCTGATCGACCATGTGCTGGCCACCACGCCGCCGGAGCGGCGCGACGCGATCCGCGATCGCTGGACCCGCTCCGGCGGCCTCTTCGCGCCGACCGGCCCCTTCGCCCTCACCCCCCGCGAGCGCGACTGGCTGGCACGGCACGACAGCCTCACGCTGATCGCCCAGGAGTTGCCGCCTTACCTCTACCGAACCCGTGACGGCCAGTGGACGGGCCTCAGCGTGAACATCCTGCGCAGCCTGACCGATGCCTTCGCACTGCGCCTGGACATCCTCGACAGCCAGTCCCCGGCGCTCGACCGGGAGTGGCTGGAACAGGACCGGGCCCAGGTCGCCACCAGCCTGCTGGCGGACGCCGTAGCGTGGCGCGGCATGGCCACCACCGACCCCTTCAGCGTGCAGAGCTGGACCTTCATCGTTCGCGAGCAGGCCAGCTCGCCCAGCTCCCTGGAAGCCATGCACGGGCGCCGCCTGGTGTTGCCGGGCAACCACCCGTTGCGCGCCTACGTCGAGCAACGCTATCCGGACATCGAACTGGTGCACACCGATACCATCGAAGAGTCGCTGCAACTGCTGGCGAACGGCCGCGCCGATGCGTCCCTGGCGACGCCCCAGGGCGCCGATCGCCACCGGCGCTGGCTGAGCAGCCACGGGCTGCGCGCCGGCCAGCGGATCGAGGCCATGCCCCAGCCGCAGATGTTCGTCATCAGCCCGGGGAGCCCGGAGCTGCTGGGCATCCTCAACAAACTGCAGAACTCCCTGGAACTGCCCGGAGAAACCGGCAACCGACTCCGGCTGCTGGCCGATACGCGCCACGAAAGGAGCCTGTGGGACAGCCTGCCCGGCTGGTTCTGGCAGTCGGCGCTGCTGGTGCTGGTCATTGCCGGGCTGTCAATGCTGTGGAACTGGCGCCTGCGCCACCAGGTGCGCCAGCGCCGCATCGCGCAGAACCAGTTGAGCGACCAGTTGGCCTTCCAGTTCTCCCTGCTCAACGGCCTGCCGACGCCGCTCTACGTGCGTGACCTGGAGGGCCGACTGAGCACCTGCAACCGCGCCTACGAGCAGTTCTTCGGCAGCTCCCTGGAAGAGCTGCGCGGCACCACGCCACTGGAGCAGGGCATGGAACCCCACAGCCAGGCGCTGGAACTCCAGCAGGCGTATGCGTGCCTGCTGGAGGACCGCCAGCCGCGCTTCCTCGACTGCTGCATCGAAGTGCGCGGTCAGCGGCATGACCTCTACCAGTGGCTGGTGCCCTTCTACAGCGCACGCGGCAAGCTGCAGGGCCTGCTCGGCGGCTGGATCGACATCAGCGACCGCAAGCAACTGGAGGACCAGTTGCGCGAAGCCCGGCAGACGGCCCTGGAAGCCAGCGCGGCAAAAGGCAAGTTCCTCGCCACCATGAGCCACGAATTGCGCACGCCGCTGAACGCCCTGGTCGGCCTGCTGGAACTGGAAACCGCCGGCCCTGGCCGAACCTCGGAGAACCTGCGCATCGCCCAGCAGTCGGCGCATTCGATGATCGACCTGATCGGCAACATCCTCGACCTGGACAAGATCGAGACCGGGCAGATGCAACTGGCCCCCCAGCCCACGTCACTGGAACCGCTGCTGCGGGGCAGCCTGGAGCTGTTCGCCGCCCAGGCACGGGAAAAGGGTCTCGCGCTCGAACTGGACTACCCGCTGGCCACTGATCGCCGCTACCGGCTGGACCCGCTGAAACTGCGTCAGGTGCTGCACAACCTGCTGGGCAACGCGCTGAAGTTCACTGCCCGGGGCCACGTGACCCTGGGTGTGACCGAGCGCGAGACGGAGCCTGGCCAAAGCCTGTTGACCTTCCAGGTGAGCGACAGCGGCATCGGCATTCCCCGGGATATCCAGCCGCGCATCTTCGAGCCGTACCTGCAGGCCCACGCCGAGGTGGCTCACCTGTACGGTGGTTCCGGCCTCGGCCTGAACATCTGCCACCGGCTGGTGGAGCTGATGGGTGGGCGCATCTGGCTGGACAGCGACCCCGGCCAGGGCTGCCGCGTCAGCTTCGAAATTCCCCTCGAACAGGCCCCGGACGACGCCGCCCAGCCTGCCCTCACCGAGCAAAGAGCGACGCCAGCCGCCAGCGCGCTCAAGGTCCTGATCGTCGACGACGTGTCCACCAACGGCCTGGTCCTGCAGCAACAGCTGGCCAGCCTCGGCCACCAGGGCACCTTCGTCTGCAGCGGCGAGGCCGCCCTGCAAGCCTGGGAAGACGGCGACTTCGACGTGCTGATCAGCGACTGCAACATGCCCGGCATGGACGGCTACGCCCTGGCCCGCGCCGTGCGGGCGCAAGAGCGGACACAGGGCCTCGAACCGCGACGCATCATCGGCTACACCGCCAGCGCGCTGGCCGACGAAGCGGCCCGCTGCCACGCAGCCGGCATGGACGAACTGATGATCAAGCCGGTGACCCTGGCCCGGCTGGACGAGGTCCTGGGCGACGCCCCGCTGCCGCAGGCCGCCGCCGCGGGCTTCGACCTGTCCCACCTCGAAGGCCTGCAGGGCGCCGACCCCGCCTTGCTGGCGCGACTGCTCGGCGAACTGCGCGGCAACCTGCTGCAGGAGCGCAACAGCTTGCTCGCTCCCCTGCCGGTGAACAATCCGCAGGCCATCGGCCAACGGGTGCACCGCTTGGGCGGCCTTGCCTGCACCATCGACGCGCCAGGCCTGATGCGCGCCTGCACCGACCTGCAGGTGGCCATGGAACAGGGCCCCGCCGCCCTGCACGAACAGCAGGCGCGCCTGCTGGACACCCTCGACGGCTTGCTGCGCGACATCGAGGCGCGACTCGCCCAGCGCTGA